From the genome of Triticum aestivum cultivar Chinese Spring chromosome 1A, IWGSC CS RefSeq v2.1, whole genome shotgun sequence:
AGCACAAGAAGTACGTCCAATAATTAACAATGATTCACAGCGAAATTGCATAGTATCCTCACCTGCTACTGGTTCCTGCCCTCTACATTAACACCCGGGGCAACCACCGCCATGGCATCTTGTGGATCTTGTCGCCGATGACACAACCTTTGAGCATGATCCTGGATAACATATGCAGTGTCACCGCCGTCGGCTCGTGCTTGACTGGGACAAGGTGTCTAAACAGGGGCTTCCTCCCAAATCCTCACCCTGCACGTACAGAATAAAAATGACGAGACGAGCACATCATGAATTAAGCAACTATAAATGTAACCTACACGGATATTAGTGTCCTAATCTTTGACCACATATCCCAACTGAACCTGTAAGGTACACATAATCAGGAACACACGCATATACATGCCAATTCCTCTGGTTTATCTGTAACATGCTATAACTTTTTATACTCTGCATCTTGTGTCAATTGGCAAAATGTTCATTAAATCACTGATTTTTAAAGATGCAAGTACATCTGAGCCATTTAGTAGTATCAGCTATAACTACATATCATAAAACTAAAATGCAGAATCATCTAGGAGTAGATCTCAAGGCGCAGTAATTGTTTAAGATATCCTTTTTTATCAGTGCCTGCAATGTTTATGCCTACACTAATAAGTCCAGTTTTCAGTCACAATTTTCAGACATGTAACACTGCAAATCGACATACCTTTTGATCCAGCCTGGAGCTTTAGGATCCATTGTGCCTACCGACTGCTTGGAGGCCGGCGGCAAGACCTCCCTTCCAGCATCGGCCATGCTCTCTGCCGCATAGATCTGGCCATCCGCGCTAAACGCCGGCACGTCGGGTTGGCTATGCCGATGGCCATGCAGGCAGCAAGGTCCAGGAATTGACACCAAAATCTGTACCTGGAAACAACACAAAAACCATATGGTGTCTATTAGGAGAAGATCATCCAAAAGAAAAATCAAAGAAGGGGAAGAAAAAGAAAGTGAACAACTGAAAACCAAGCACCAAACACTCAACAAATAGCCAAAATACACCAACAAAATTCCAAAGAAGcaacaaaagaaagaagaagaaaccaAGAGAGAAATAGGACATGCCAATCATATAATGGGTATGAAAGAAATTAGCCAACTTAAGTTAGGACCTCACTTAATTAGTCAAAGCAACATCAAAAATATTATTTTGCTCCTTGCTAGTTGCTGTAAAAAGGCATACAGCGATTCCATATTATCGGGTGGTTCTTAACTTCTTATTGCATAACTTTTCATGAACAATATGATATAATATCTTGGATGCTCCAATCTCCAAACTGTAAACCTTCCATCTGATATAGCGGCGATAGTGAATCATAATTGAATGGAGCACTATAACCGTCAGATTCACCAGTCTAATTAATATTTTAGAGCTACTTACACCAAAACCCTGGCCCTGTGTTACCATGGAGATGGCCTGAAAGAAACCACGGTTCCTTCAGGAAAAAACCCCAGCAAAACTCACTGCTTCCTCTCTATTACAATGAAAATAAATTAATTCAAACAAACAATACATGCTGCGTTGTAGCCCCTAATACGATATTAGTAGTTTTACTACTATTTCTAGACACCAAAATAGTATGAACAATTAAATCATTGGCTACAAATCAAGCAATCCCTGCTCGATTTTGAAGTTCTTTTAGCGAAAGTTGAATTGAACATGAAAAAATCAAACAATATACAGAGAGGAGCTGGTACACCTGTGGATGGGTTGGAAATGAAGTTGATGTATACAACGACACTATCTCGACGAGGACGCCCGCCGCCACGCACGGCTGGGATCTGAGCGACCACCACGAGCACACTCGTCAGGATATCCGCTTGATTTTGTTGGTATGCATATCATTTTTCTTCCTGTAACACAGATATCTTTTGCATTAAGAACAATACACATGTCTCCATCTTCCACATGAGGTGCATAGGTTGGCTTGTCCTTGCCTTGAGACACAACAGCTATTTGGGATGCCACATGAGACTCATACTGGGTAGTCATTTGGGGATTTCAACTGCAATGTCAGTTTCATTTTCCAGTGAGAGCCAAAGAGTTGTAGTTTCTTTCACTCAAACTATAAGCTGGACGCAAGAAAGAATCATACTGGACAATTATTACAAGATTTAACTGCAGGCTACTTTTGTTTTTCAGGCAGGATCAAAGGGTTGTAGCTTCTTTCTCACAATCCAataaatgagtgaatctgcaccaaaTCAAAATAAGCATCAGATTGGATGTGAGATGGAGCAAAGAGGGATAGGATGGGATTGGATTGGGAGAAGCACGGACCAAAGCAAAACGAATTAACCAAACCTCATTCAGTCCAACATACCAAATCAACCTAAAAGCACACCGAACTTATCCAGACCCATCGCCGTCAGCGGGCTGGGCACTCGGCAGGCACGTCCATGCCTTGTGCGCCACCAGCCTCTCCACCGCGAACGGCCTCCCCTGCACCTGCGGGGCTCTCctggtcctcttcttcttcctcctcccctcctcctaagACCACCACCCCGGCACCCAACGGAGTTCAAAGAACAGCGGAACCCGATGGCACATCGATCATAGGGAGCGCCATGGCGCGGCGGAGGAGAAGAATCTGGgatgggggaggcggcggcggcgagagttagcatgggagaaagagggaagaggagaggaggaggcggcggcaaaGAGGGAAGGCGCCGTGGTCTCGTGGAGTCTTGAGCGAGACCAGGTTAGGTTAGGCCAATCCTACATGCGTGAGCGACTTTGACCAATCCCGTTGCGTTCATTTTGTCGTTTCTTATCCGACGTGGCTAGTGCGAGAGGACGCCCCTTCCGCACACGTTAATGTTTCTCGATTTGCTATCAGACTGGAAAATAGAAATTGCATTAGTGTGCAAAAGGTAGCCAAGGGTCGTGGTGCGATGTTTGTCAACATTAGCCACATTGTTGGTCCATCCAATTCCAGTGCTCTGATATAGTGGGCTCTGTTTAGTTTATAACTTTCCTGATCATTTTGGTCCATCCAATTCTAGTGCTTCTTCCATGTGCGAAACATACATAGTGCTCGTAAATGGCAGTCATGTACCAAATTTTCAAGCAAGCTCCGTAGTGATGGTTCACCTAATAAGATGCTTCTCTCCTACTGCACTTTCAGTGTGAAATGGTAAAACTGAAATTGAGTTGGGTTTACATTGGAATTGTTGCTGACTGCTAAAATGCCTACTCCAGCCTGAGTATCATTTTTACCTTTGACAGTCGCTAAACTGAAATCTAAGCGTGGATGGTTTTGAACCTCGGAACATGCAGAACCAGAAGCCGAGGACGAGATCAGACAGCAGGTAGCCAAGGAGGAGGCAGAGTGTGGCAGTCATGGTCGTGGGCGGGGCAGAGGCGGGGGGGCCAAGACGGCGACTCCGGAGCCAATGCCGTCAGGAAGGGGCAGAGGCCGTCCTAAGAAGGGAACCGGCAGCCCTGGCGCTTCTCCTCTGGAAGCCGGGAGCTCAGGACAAGGTGGGAAGAAGAGCGGGAAGCGAGGGAGGCCTCGCAAGTGATCGGCCGAGTTTTTTTGGGTCAGATCAGCTGGCAGCGATAGTGGTTGTTACTCTTTGGTGCTGCCGTGCCAGTGCTGCAGGTCCTGATTATGCCATACTAATCTGATGGCTTTGAACTCCTAGTCTAATGGAGATGGCAAGGGCTAGATTCATTACCTCCTGCAAATTGTGGATGCTAGCCATGGACACTGTAGGCACGAGCAGTGATGCTTTGGCGGCTGATGTTTTTTCTTTTGCGCGAAATGGATGCAGAACAGAGTAACAAGAATGCgcagttttttcttttttgaagtTAACAAGAATGTTAAGTTTTATCAAAAAGAAAAACACGTTCAGGAAAAGTCGGACTGGCGCGAGAATCCCCGGGCCCGATGTTACCTTCCGTCAGAACTAAGAAATGGAAAAAATGTGCGTGATACGGTGATAGTATACCGATGAACGTCGGCCCACACCTCCTGATGCTGCTCGGCGTGGAGACGCCGTCGCCGGGGCGTGCGGCGAGTTCTTCGTGGAATCGTGGTGGGAAAATGGGAGAGGCTGCTGCGGTATGACCTCGAGAGCCGCAGCAAGCCGGAGCTCCACGAGTGCAACCGCGCGCGGGTAGCCGGCGGCTAGACGCGCTCTACCGCCACTACAGTGCGTCCCCCTTCTCCAAGTGAGAAAGGCTACTGGTGTTTTTTTTTAGAAACTATCGATCTTTAGCAGTTGATGTGATGTGGTGATCAAAAGGTGCTCGATTTAAGGTGACAATGCACTGTAACATGGTCCATTCTTAGTTTCATTCCTGAGTTACGGCTAGAAGAAAGGTTCAATTTATCATCGCTACTTTTTTGAATGACTATGTGTTGTGTCATGGAACAACAAACTTAGATACAAGGACATTGATCAACACAAGATTATAATTTGCATTGTGTAAGTCGATGTGACTTATAACTGGAGCAACAAATTATTGACAGCAAAATAATTTGCATGGCAACACTTCCAATTCTCGAACAGGACGGGATCCTTTCCGGCTTCAAGAATCTTGCTTCTTCTCAATAAACATAAACTTCAACGGAGCAACAACAAACCGAACTTAAGTGACGTCTACGGCGCAACAACAAATCAAACTTAAGTGACGTATAGGTCCTATTTGCTGGGTGCAGGGGAATAGGATTGGCCTACTGCAGTACTGCTGTGATGGTCGTCGCCGCCAGAGAGCGCCGGCACTAGATTGAGATTGAGGGGACGCTTGCGGCTGTGAGACACGGAGCCGGCTGCGTCCATGGCCGGAGTGGTGAGAGACGAGCCAAGGAGTGGGAATGCTGCAGGCGTCGGGCAAAAGGGTTGGGCTTTTCACCCCGCAGTCGCGTTTTCACCGGCTCTCGAGCTGGGATTCCAAACTCTCCACGCCAAAATTTCACGTGCGCAAGATTCCTCAATCCCATTACTGGCAGTCAAAATGTGCACAAATTTTACACACTCACTCCACGGGTACATGACTAGCAAAAAATTGCACAGGCAAAACTGTGTTCAGTAATCAGTATCCTCTCTCTTTCAAGAGCCACTACTATAAAAGTATTACTAGATGGAACCATTGGACATCGAGGAAAAAGATGCAACTCTTGACTTGCACTACTAGCCTCTACCAGAAACAAAAAGAATTCCAGCTACAGGAAATGCTGGAGGATCATACTGCAACTGTCAACACAAATTCATGTTAGGACCGAATGATGAGTCattgaggtaatgaggaggagataAGGAATGGCTTACAGTGAACTGCTCTCCTCTATGTACACTTGTACATATAGAAGGATACTAAATGGGAGGTTCGGTACGTATTCCCGGCGTTGTTGCGTTATCTGTGTCATCAACGAGACGGCGGAACCGCGCCGCAAGTTCTTGGTAGAACTGCATATCTGATGGACTTACTCGGTCGATTGCCGACTTGAAGTGTGTAATTGCTACTTCTGGGATGTCAAAGTTCTCCTGGTAAAAATCCAAATAATTTATCAGCAAGCTTCTAGTGAAGAAAACACATCCAGTCCTTGTGTACCAGAATGGGCAAAGGGCAGGTAGCATACATCAAGAGCAGCTACAGCGGCTTCCCTGCAGACGAGCTTTATGTCGGCGCCGGTGTAGCCTTCTGTGAGTCTAGCAAGTTCGTTTAGATTGACATCGTGACTGCAAGGAATGCTGCGTGTATGAATCCGGAAAATATCCTCACGGTCAGCTTCATCTGGTGGTTGAACATCAAGCAGTCTGTCGAAACGACCTAGTGCATACATCATTCATGAAGTTAAAACCAACAAAAGATAGAGAGCATTGCATGTGTAACTCAACAAGGAACATAGACCATAAAATGCATGTGCATAATCTGTGTAGTTAAGACAGATGACCTGGTCTCAGAAGTGCAATATCGATTTTGTCAGGACGATTCGTAGCTGCAATAACAGTGACACCAATCTTCTGGTCCAAACCTGTTGCAATCATGGTAATTATAGATGATAAAAACCTAACTGGCAAAGATATGTAACAACTAACATGAGTCCAGATCGTAGGTTTTCAGCATTTCCAACTAAGAATGAAAAGAcaagcaaatactccctccgttcggaattacttgtcgcagaaatggatgtatctagacgtattttagttctagatacatccatattcgagacaagtaattctgaacggagggagtagcacagagCCCAGtaactaatactccctctgtcccataatataagacatttttgcaagtagcttgcaaaaacgttatatttgggacggagggagtaagataGTAGGATACCGGGGCCTCAATTTTGACTAGTAATTGTCCATTTTAATGAATGTAATCTAGGTTTACTATCTAAGATTATTCTGTTAATTGTACCAAGAAAGAACAACCTGTGCGGAATCAACCAGTAGAACCTAAAGAAATAGTAGAAACGTCATATCTGCTCTAATTTACATGCTTGACTGCTTGGTTTGTGTAGTACTCACTCCGTTGCTTggtttgggacagagggagtagtcatCAATTAAATCAACGACAGCCTATAATACAAGAGTAACCCACTTTCCAGTATTTAACTACTTAATAAAAAATCAATGATTTGATCAAATAAAGACTGAGGTAACAAGTGACCAGTTGCTGGACTACCATCATGGACCAACCAACAGTCCCTAAGTACCAAGGCTTACCATCCATTTCCTGTAGCAACTGACTGAGTACCCTATCAGCAACAGATATGCCATTACTTCCATGGCCACGAGTTACTGCAAGCCCATCTATTTCATCAAAAAATAATATTGCAGGCGCATTATCCTTCGCCTTAGCAAATAATGATCTCACTGCCTTTTCAGAGTCACCAACCCATTTGCTGAAAAGCTCAGGACCCTTAACTGCAAGGAAATTCATTTTTGCTTCAGAAGCTACAGCGCGAGCCATTAATGTCTTACTGCAACCTGGTGGTCCAATCATTAGCAATCCTCTAGGAGGGCGGATCCCTAAGCGTTCAAACGCGTCTGGGCATTTCTGTGGCAACTGGATGGCTTCAATTAACTGCTTCTTGATCCTGGCTTGACCACCAACATCTTCCCATCGTACCTTTGGAAGCTCTAGCATTACCTGTACAGGAAATGATGGAAGAAGCATTAACATTGTGCTACGTTCTACAGATCACACACATATTTTTACTGATGTTGGTGTCTATTTCCCATAAGATAGCAACACACCAGGGTGCATCTCGAACAACCAAATCAAGAACACCTTACATTAAACTGAAATTGTTATACCAGAACTTCACATCAATTGTTCTGAAATGTGCAACTTTTAGTTTAGTTTCCACTGCTCATCAGTTGGAGTCCATGACACAAATATTGACACAAACAtatgaaaagaaagaaaaaaaagcaagAGAGAAGAAATGATGCTTACAAGACAAGAACTATTATGAAAAAAATCACAGCAAGTAATAAGAGAAGAAATCTGAGAAAGAAACACTAAATGAACATATAAGGTGGGTAAAAATGATACCTCACGCATCGCACTTGGTCTAATTTTCATTTTAGCTTGTTCAAAGTCTTCTTTAGTCACCAACAATAGCAACTCATCTTTCTTATCATCCGGCTCGCTACTTTCTATGGTATCACCTCTACTGGTCCAGCAATGATCCTCCATTGACATGGTTAACTTTGAGAGAGATGATGATAATGAGCTTATTTCATAACCCAAAAGACCATCAATTTCTTGAATATTCGTCTTTTCTGCATTTGTGTCACGATCACCAAGTAGTTGGGTTGAACTTTCCTTTACACTGATATAACGGCGAAGAGCACTCAATGCAGCCTCGTTGCATAGTGCAGCTAGATCAGCACCCATGAATCCATGAGTGGCAAAAGCAAGGGACTCAACTTCCTCACTAGTGAGGGAGTGGTGAACTCCACTTAGAAGGTGGTGAAGTATGTCCAGCCTCTGTCCTGGAGATGGTACTCCTGCAAGTGAATCAACAATTGATCAACTTTGACTTGCTCAACAACTTGTCAACTGGACAACCCTATTATTCAACGGCTTATCATCGAAGACAGCCAGCTTGCATTTGACGCTATCTGTAAGCAGTCAACCTCAGTTTACCCTAAGTTCTGAAAACAGCTAGTACTAAAGTGATGCAGATAACTTTATATGGGGCATGATGTCTCTAAAGTATCGCAAAGTACTTAAAATGCAAGATAACAAATTGCCTATTTTTCGCCGGGGGAGGAGGGGCATTAATCAATCGCCTACAATTATTTGTTGATACCACCCTAAATGGATGATGTTACCAGCAAAAGGAATCCTCATGTATTCGGCACATATACTAGCACTGGATTTAGTTGCACACAAATACCTTTTGTTAGGGGATGATTGCACACAATACCTTAAAAAAGAACAGCACTGACCTAGAATAGATATAGAACTGCGGTACATGAAAAACATCAGAGATTTCTACCTATTTCAATTTCTTGATCGAATCTTCCTGGTCGTAGTAATGCACGATCAATACTTTCAAGACGATTTGTAGCAGCAATCAAGATAACACGATCATTACGGCCAATCTCATCCATCAGTTTTAACAGAGTGGCCACCATTCTAAGAGACAACTCCTCACCTCCATCCTTCCTGGCTGGAGCAATCGCATCCAATTCATCAATAAATATCTAATATCAATGAAGATACATATTATCAATCCTCAATGTTGTTATCAATTAAGACATCACATACTTCCTCATTGTAATATAGAGAAACCATTGGTAATTAAATAATTCAATTCATAGACATCAATAATCATATTGCTAATCATTCATAAGTCCTCATTGAAGTATAGAGAAACCATTTGTAATTAAATACTTCATTCAATCCATAAACATTGATAACAGGAGATATTACTAATTTTGATCACTAATAACTCAAGAGATAATGGATGATAACACCTAGCTTACCCAAAATCTAGTTCATAAGATATATTTGTTTTTTTATCTTCTTCAACTTTTGTATCTTCTTCAATTGCAGTAA
Proteins encoded in this window:
- the LOC123189622 gene encoding calmodulin-interacting protein 111, producing the protein MSSKGKKKKPSASPQPSPRTPPSRAREGTGGCILDLSSTAAAAAARYPALVPRGGAGCFAGTVSDVVSRGGSRGGEGRLWLAEPAMASTGLRPGCLVFVSLISSSNNSLDGFPLDSLFEECNRFFDLDVDNDLISNEAGVNFVTATVFPSREVQKNDIKLSWDLACTLGYPAVGRSLLISPLYTSQAPKRADSGEFLRVIKCSDLYLSLVPTKVVPSSHNKSESDCHPVRNVMVMESPKRIPSTPPCRNESHDGASNSGFSLCLDQATAKSALADDKISDLLKTSASRWLDGRHLLKGNYVPLSMCGKLSMFVVLRAETDGSALDVVREKKNSMSSADVSGKLVETPALFLVERTTKVHLSDLSSSKEFGSDKLGFPPEYSICADTASEDANHDQRLGGLSEVSAKVKEMISFSLADQIGLPRNGLHDLPRYKGLLLYGPPGTGKTSLASSCAYDLGANLFTINGPEIISQYHGESEQTLYDVFTSAKQAAPAVIFIDELDAIAPARKDGGEELSLRMVATLLKLMDEIGRNDRVILIAATNRLESIDRALLRPGRFDQEIEIGVPSPGQRLDILHHLLSGVHHSLTSEEVESLAFATHGFMGADLAALCNEAALSALRRYISVKESSTQLLGDRDTNAEKTNIQEIDGLLGYEISSLSSSLSKLTMSMEDHCWTSRGDTIESSEPDDKKDELLLLVTKEDFEQAKMKIRPSAMREVMLELPKVRWEDVGGQARIKKQLIEAIQLPQKCPDAFERLGIRPPRGLLMIGPPGCSKTLMARAVASEAKMNFLAVKGPELFSKWVGDSEKAVRSLFAKAKDNAPAILFFDEIDGLAVTRGHGSNGISVADRVLSQLLQEMDGLDQKIGVTVIAATNRPDKIDIALLRPGRFDRLLDVQPPDEADREDIFRIHTRSIPCSHDVNLNELARLTEGYTGADIKLVCREAAVAALDENFDIPEVAITHFKSAIDRVSPSDMQFYQELAARFRRLVDDTDNATTPGIRTEPPI